In Salinibacterium sp. dk2585, a single window of DNA contains:
- a CDS encoding M23 family metallopeptidase, which produces MTPFDTESHSPRHLAAPASPALASPAPSLPPALLRRLRGVRTVKALRSPVGVLTAGLLAAASIALVLPTTTGSEALVASVPEPPAQSLSIAAASPLAALARDSYSAVAPPKLQYPLPPGSAVASGYGPRECSNCYSNFHHGIDIFPGAGTPIAAMANGVVSKANAAGDNAMGVNVHIDHVIDGVPVTSVYGHLQAGSLGLRVGDTVTVGQLIGRVGATGNAAGAHLHFEIHPGGSGSVNPYAWLAARIG; this is translated from the coding sequence GTGACTCCCTTCGATACTGAATCCCATTCCCCACGCCACCTCGCGGCGCCAGCCTCACCGGCCCTCGCCTCACCTGCACCGAGCCTGCCGCCCGCGCTCCTGCGCCGCCTGCGCGGGGTCCGGACGGTCAAGGCGCTGCGCTCGCCCGTGGGCGTCCTGACCGCAGGGCTCCTCGCTGCCGCGTCTATCGCCCTCGTGCTCCCGACGACCACCGGCTCCGAGGCGCTCGTCGCGTCGGTGCCCGAGCCCCCGGCGCAGTCACTCTCCATCGCGGCGGCATCCCCGCTCGCAGCGCTCGCCCGCGACTCCTATTCTGCGGTCGCACCGCCGAAGCTCCAATATCCTCTGCCCCCGGGTAGCGCCGTCGCGAGTGGCTACGGCCCGCGGGAATGCTCCAACTGCTACTCCAACTTCCACCACGGCATCGACATCTTCCCCGGCGCAGGCACGCCGATTGCCGCCATGGCCAACGGTGTCGTGAGCAAGGCGAACGCCGCCGGTGACAACGCCATGGGCGTCAACGTGCACATCGACCATGTGATCGATGGCGTGCCCGTGACGAGTGTCTACGGGCACCTCCAGGCCGGCTCGCTCGGCCTTCGCGTCGGCGACACCGTCACGGTGGGCCAGCTCATCGGCAGGGTCGGGGCGACGGGCAATGCTGCCGGCGCTCACCTGCACTTCGAGATCCACCCGGGCGGCTCAGGCTCCGTCAATCCCTACGCGTGGTTGGCCGCCCGCATCGGCTGA
- a CDS encoding DUF2017 domain-containing protein: MRRFEPQPDGAVVAQIEEAEVALLSTLARQAADVVAAADFDDPAVGRILPDAYPDDAEASAEFRRFTQVDLAGRKLANAGVILEALDAVREGELRLRPEQVQAWLRSLTDIRLILATRLGIQAEGDEDRPGVDPMMRDVYDWLGFVQNSLIEAIDA, encoded by the coding sequence ATGAGGCGCTTCGAGCCGCAACCCGATGGTGCTGTCGTGGCGCAGATCGAGGAGGCCGAGGTGGCACTCCTGAGCACCCTGGCCCGCCAGGCGGCCGATGTTGTCGCCGCGGCAGACTTCGACGACCCGGCGGTCGGGCGAATCCTTCCCGATGCGTACCCTGATGACGCGGAGGCCTCCGCTGAGTTTCGGCGCTTCACCCAGGTGGATCTCGCCGGCCGCAAGCTCGCGAATGCCGGCGTCATCCTCGAAGCGCTCGACGCGGTGCGGGAAGGCGAACTGCGCCTCCGACCCGAGCAGGTGCAGGCGTGGCTCCGCAGCCTCACCGACATCCGGCTGATCCTGGCTACGCGCCTAGGCATCCAGGCGGAGGGTGACGAGGACCGTCCCGGCGTCGACCCCATGATGCGGGATGTCTATGACTGGTTGGGCTTCGTGCAGAACTCCCTCATCGAGGCGATCGATGCTTGA
- a CDS encoding oligoribonuclease, producing MTDSKPTLAHGDEYIVIYSGGPSDGQTDRRISTDGSWDDSLTVLASEGGIESMMNYDATSWREVGGVYHVTYTFDPGDSDELEDPIDRD from the coding sequence ATGACTGACTCGAAGCCCACACTCGCCCACGGCGACGAATACATCGTGATCTACAGCGGAGGCCCGAGCGACGGGCAGACCGACCGTCGCATCAGCACGGACGGCAGCTGGGATGATTCGCTCACCGTCCTTGCCTCAGAGGGCGGCATCGAGAGCATGATGAACTACGACGCCACCTCCTGGCGTGAGGTCGGCGGCGTCTACCACGTGACCTACACCTTTGACCCGGGCGACAGCGACGAGCTCGAAGACCCCATCGACCGCGACTGA
- the orn gene encoding oligoribonuclease has protein sequence MASTSDRLVWIDCEMTGLDLENDELVEVAVVITDYDLNPVDPGFSIVIKPDQSALDNMGDFVRNMHEESGLLEELPNGVSLADAEFAVNEYILKHVPLAGKAPLAGNTIGTDRAFIAKYMPRVDSHLHYRSVDVSSIKELARRWFPRVYINAPVKNGGHRALADILESIRELEYYRKAVFVSDPGPTTEELQVISAGVVEDFASRL, from the coding sequence ATGGCTAGCACCTCCGACCGACTCGTCTGGATCGACTGCGAGATGACAGGACTCGACCTTGAGAACGACGAGCTCGTCGAGGTCGCCGTCGTCATCACCGACTACGACCTGAATCCGGTCGACCCGGGATTCTCGATCGTCATCAAGCCCGACCAGTCGGCGCTCGACAACATGGGCGACTTCGTGCGCAACATGCACGAGGAGTCCGGCCTCCTTGAGGAACTCCCCAACGGCGTGAGCCTCGCTGACGCTGAGTTCGCCGTTAACGAGTACATCCTGAAGCATGTGCCATTGGCCGGCAAGGCTCCCCTCGCGGGCAACACGATCGGCACCGACCGCGCCTTCATCGCCAAGTACATGCCCCGCGTCGACAGCCACCTGCACTACCGCAGCGTCGATGTGTCATCGATCAAGGAACTCGCCCGCCGCTGGTTCCCCCGGGTGTACATCAACGCGCCCGTCAAGAACGGCGGACACCGGGCCCTCGCCGACATCCTCGAGTCGATCCGCGAGCTCGAGTATTACCGCAAGGCCGTCTTCGTCTCCGACCCCGGGCCGACGACCGAGGAGCTGCAGGTCATCTCCGCCGGCGTGGTGGAAGATTTCGCCTCGCGTCTGTAA
- the dinB gene encoding DNA polymerase IV, producing the protein MSKQDGSARQVSAASVDSSTSPILHVDLDAFFASVELLDHPHLANRPVVVARDSPRSVVTAANYPARRFGVRSAMPLAQAKRRCPSAVVLEPHFEKYRHYSRMVMSIFDDMTPTVERLGIDEAFLDVSGAGKVLGSPAQVATLIRQRVRDETGLACSVGAASTKFVAKLASGRAKPDGLLVIPAAETLEFLHPLPVSALWGVGEATEQALTRHALRTIGDIAATPRESLQRALGTALGSKLHDLANGIDPRRVTTERVEKSVGHEVTFEVDVTDGEQLRRELLRLCTRVGARLRANGLEANTVALKLRYADFTTISRSRKLSTPSDLARTLFTEARALLDSVGEHPPIRLIGVRAEQLVEAGGAALTLWDQDDGWRDAERTVDGVTRRFGIDSLRPASLLSRRAERPRP; encoded by the coding sequence GTGAGTAAGCAGGATGGCAGCGCGCGACAGGTCAGCGCGGCATCCGTCGACAGTTCGACCTCGCCGATCTTGCATGTCGACCTCGACGCGTTCTTCGCCTCGGTCGAGTTGCTCGACCATCCTCACCTGGCCAACCGGCCGGTCGTCGTCGCCCGCGACTCGCCGCGCTCGGTCGTGACAGCAGCCAACTATCCGGCACGGCGCTTCGGTGTGCGTTCGGCCATGCCGCTCGCGCAGGCCAAGCGGCGCTGCCCCTCGGCGGTCGTGCTCGAGCCGCATTTCGAGAAATACCGGCACTACTCGCGCATGGTCATGTCGATCTTCGATGACATGACCCCCACGGTGGAGCGGCTCGGCATCGACGAGGCATTCCTCGATGTTTCGGGGGCAGGCAAGGTGCTCGGCAGTCCCGCGCAGGTCGCGACGCTCATCAGGCAGCGGGTGCGCGACGAGACGGGGCTGGCCTGCTCGGTCGGGGCGGCATCCACCAAGTTCGTTGCGAAGCTTGCGTCGGGCCGCGCCAAGCCCGACGGGCTGCTCGTGATCCCGGCGGCAGAGACGCTCGAGTTCCTGCACCCGCTTCCCGTCTCGGCCCTCTGGGGTGTCGGCGAGGCGACCGAGCAGGCGCTGACGCGCCACGCGCTCCGCACGATCGGTGACATCGCTGCCACCCCGCGCGAGAGCCTGCAGCGCGCGCTCGGCACAGCACTCGGCAGCAAGCTGCACGACCTTGCCAACGGCATCGACCCGCGGCGCGTCACGACCGAACGTGTCGAGAAGAGCGTCGGCCATGAGGTGACCTTCGAGGTGGACGTGACGGATGGCGAGCAGTTGCGCCGAGAACTGCTTCGCCTCTGCACCCGCGTCGGTGCCCGCCTGAGGGCCAACGGCCTCGAGGCCAATACGGTCGCGCTCAAGCTCCGTTACGCGGATTTCACGACCATCAGTCGCTCGCGCAAGCTGTCGACGCCGAGTGACCTCGCCCGCACGCTCTTCACCGAGGCGCGTGCCCTGCTCGATTCGGTGGGCGAGCATCCGCCCATCCGGCTCATCGGGGTGCGCGCCGAGCAGCTCGTCGAGGCCGGGGGAGCGGCCCTCACGCTGTGGGATCAGGATGACGGATGGCGCGACGCCGAGCGCACGGTCGACGGCGTCACCCGTCGTTTCGGTATCGACAGCCTGCGCCCGGCTTCGCTGCTGTCCCGGCGGGCGGAACGGCCCAGGCCCTAG
- the clpS gene encoding ATP-dependent Clp protease adapter ClpS: protein MTRTLESTDTRHEVASDSPWQTVVWNDPVNLMSYVSYVFRTYFGFTPVEAERLMLLVHFEGKAVVASGSREEMERHVEAMHDYGLWATLTKADA from the coding sequence ATGACCCGCACGCTCGAGAGCACCGACACACGGCACGAGGTCGCCTCCGACTCGCCGTGGCAGACGGTCGTCTGGAACGATCCGGTCAACCTCATGTCGTATGTCTCCTACGTCTTCCGCACATACTTCGGGTTCACGCCGGTCGAGGCCGAGCGGCTCATGCTGCTCGTGCACTTCGAGGGCAAGGCGGTCGTCGCATCCGGGAGTCGCGAGGAGATGGAGCGACATGTCGAGGCGATGCACGACTACGGCCTGTGGGCCACCTTGACGAAGGCCGACGCATGA
- a CDS encoding DEAD/DEAH box helicase family protein, translating to MPSNFDFVRTEWPAIADEARRAEFYTHGDPRSALFYARRTIELAVTWMYRADATLTQPYQNDLSGMLHEPSFKQLVGPGLLTKLNLIRKQGNTAVHKTAPISAVDSVPVVRELFHVMFWFATHYARSPQHRPEPGLPFDAASLPRPQMGAAAKSLAQLRSLAAELAAKDDELANATAQNEQLAAQLAELQRQVALAKQQNATVVDTHDYREDETRDLFIDVLLHEAGWTLDQPRDREFPVAGMPNGTGDGFVDYVLWGDDGMPLAVVEAKRTRKDANVGQQQAKLYADALHVAYGQRPVIFYTNGYEHWIWDDGSYPPRQVQGFYTQDQLALIIQRRTTATPLGSLAISDTIIDRHYQQRAVRKVGEAFEKKERRALLVMATGSGKTRTVIALSDLMIRANRAKRILFLADRIALVNQATSAFKALLPDAAPVNLIAEKDTEGRVYLSTYPTMMGLIDLSGDGLRRFGPGYFDLIVIDEAHRSVYQKYGAIFDYFDALLVGLTATPKNEVDHNTYGLFHLEDGVPTDSYELTDAIAEGYLVPPVGRSIATQFVREGIRYVDLSEDEKEAWDLLDWEDDAIPDEVGASAMNTWLFNQDTVDKVLQTLMSEGRKVAGGDRLGKTIVFAKNNKHAEFIERRFNANYPEHAGHFARIITHKTTHPQSLIDDFSDPAKLPQIAISVDMLDTGIDVPDVVNLVFFKPVHSRTKYWQMVGRGTRLRTDLYGPGEHKTDFVIFDVCQNIEYFNEDYPAAEASAGLSLGERLFRARVTLLASIDDAPDDAELAAVREGLAARLHRQVSGMNLDNFLVRPRRRAVERFSEGAAWLTLRDDDYEEAASLAGLPSADDVIDSDEQAKRFDLFALRAQLGVLTADAGFSAARKRIQAIANALAEQKSIPRVAVNLKLLADVAGDEWWQDVTVPMLEMMRIRLRELVGLIDHQARSIVYTNFTDTTADAGEVELKHVSAGVDRARFRDKALAFLRDHADHLTLAKLRLGHQLTELDLTELERIMLESGQFERNEIAAAATEAEGLGHFVRSLVGMDRAAASDALSAFAGGTTLTGNQLVFIGLIVDQLAQRGTVDPALLYEPPFTGIAPTGPESLFNGAQIAELVAALRRIRAAAEPVASVVDNQTA from the coding sequence ATGCCGAGCAACTTCGACTTCGTGCGGACCGAGTGGCCAGCGATCGCCGACGAGGCCCGCCGCGCTGAGTTCTACACCCACGGCGACCCCCGGTCCGCGCTGTTCTACGCCCGCCGTACCATCGAGCTCGCCGTCACCTGGATGTATCGGGCCGATGCCACGCTCACCCAGCCGTACCAAAATGACTTGTCGGGCATGCTTCACGAGCCCAGCTTCAAGCAGCTCGTCGGCCCGGGCCTTCTGACCAAGCTGAATCTGATCCGCAAGCAGGGCAATACAGCAGTGCACAAGACCGCCCCGATCTCGGCGGTGGACAGCGTGCCCGTCGTGCGGGAACTCTTTCACGTGATGTTCTGGTTCGCGACCCACTACGCGCGCTCGCCCCAGCATCGGCCCGAGCCAGGGCTGCCGTTTGACGCCGCATCCCTGCCCCGGCCGCAGATGGGAGCCGCCGCAAAATCGCTGGCCCAGCTGCGGTCGCTTGCCGCCGAGCTTGCAGCCAAGGACGACGAACTCGCCAACGCCACCGCCCAAAACGAGCAACTCGCCGCGCAGCTGGCCGAGCTGCAGCGTCAGGTCGCGCTCGCCAAGCAGCAAAACGCCACCGTCGTCGACACCCACGACTACCGCGAAGACGAGACCCGCGACCTCTTCATCGACGTGCTGCTGCACGAAGCTGGCTGGACGCTCGACCAGCCGCGTGACCGCGAGTTCCCCGTCGCGGGAATGCCCAACGGCACCGGCGACGGCTTCGTGGATTACGTGCTCTGGGGTGACGACGGCATGCCGTTAGCGGTCGTCGAAGCTAAGCGCACCCGCAAGGACGCGAACGTCGGGCAGCAGCAAGCCAAGCTCTATGCAGACGCCTTGCACGTCGCCTACGGCCAGCGCCCGGTTATTTTCTACACGAACGGCTACGAGCATTGGATCTGGGACGACGGCTCCTACCCGCCCCGGCAGGTGCAGGGGTTCTACACGCAGGACCAGCTCGCCCTCATCATCCAACGCCGCACCACCGCTACACCGCTGGGGTCGCTGGCGATCAGCGACACCATCATCGACCGGCACTACCAGCAGCGTGCCGTGCGCAAGGTCGGTGAGGCCTTCGAGAAGAAAGAGCGCCGGGCCCTCTTGGTCATGGCCACCGGCAGCGGCAAGACCCGCACGGTCATCGCCCTGTCCGACCTGATGATCCGGGCAAACCGTGCCAAACGCATCCTCTTCCTGGCCGACCGGATTGCCCTCGTCAACCAGGCCACCAGCGCGTTCAAGGCGTTGCTTCCGGATGCCGCCCCGGTGAATCTGATCGCGGAAAAGGACACTGAGGGACGCGTATACCTCTCGACATACCCGACGATGATGGGTCTAATCGATTTGAGCGGTGACGGCCTGCGTCGCTTCGGCCCCGGGTACTTCGATCTCATCGTGATCGACGAGGCGCACCGGTCGGTTTACCAGAAGTACGGTGCAATCTTCGACTACTTCGACGCCCTGCTCGTGGGGCTCACCGCGACGCCGAAGAACGAGGTCGACCACAACACGTATGGGCTATTCCACCTCGAAGATGGGGTGCCCACCGACTCGTACGAGCTGACCGATGCCATCGCCGAGGGTTACCTCGTCCCTCCGGTGGGTCGCTCGATCGCCACCCAGTTCGTGCGGGAAGGCATCCGCTACGTCGACCTCAGCGAGGACGAGAAAGAGGCTTGGGATCTCCTCGATTGGGAGGACGACGCGATCCCCGATGAGGTGGGGGCCAGCGCGATGAACACTTGGCTGTTCAACCAGGACACCGTCGACAAGGTGCTGCAAACCCTGATGTCCGAGGGGCGGAAAGTTGCCGGCGGCGATCGGCTCGGCAAGACCATCGTCTTTGCCAAGAACAACAAGCACGCCGAGTTCATCGAACGTCGCTTCAACGCTAACTATCCGGAGCACGCTGGCCACTTCGCCCGCATCATCACCCACAAGACCACCCACCCGCAAAGCCTCATTGATGACTTCTCCGACCCGGCGAAACTGCCGCAGATAGCGATCTCCGTCGACATGCTCGACACGGGAATCGATGTGCCCGACGTGGTGAACCTCGTGTTCTTCAAGCCCGTGCACTCGCGCACCAAGTACTGGCAGATGGTGGGACGCGGCACCCGGCTGCGCACCGACCTGTACGGGCCGGGCGAGCACAAAACGGACTTCGTCATCTTCGACGTATGCCAGAACATCGAATACTTCAACGAGGACTACCCGGCGGCGGAAGCCTCTGCCGGACTCTCTCTGGGGGAGCGACTGTTCCGCGCCAGGGTCACCCTGCTGGCCAGCATCGACGATGCCCCCGACGATGCCGAGCTGGCTGCGGTACGCGAAGGCCTCGCAGCGCGCCTGCACAGACAGGTCAGCGGCATGAACCTGGACAACTTTCTCGTGCGGCCGCGGCGCCGCGCGGTGGAGCGCTTCAGCGAAGGTGCCGCCTGGTTGACCCTGCGGGACGACGACTACGAAGAGGCCGCCAGCCTGGCGGGGCTGCCATCCGCCGATGACGTGATCGACTCCGACGAGCAGGCCAAGCGCTTCGACCTGTTCGCCTTGCGCGCCCAACTGGGCGTACTCACCGCCGACGCCGGATTCTCCGCCGCACGCAAGCGCATTCAAGCGATAGCCAACGCCCTGGCCGAGCAGAAGAGCATCCCCCGGGTCGCTGTGAACCTAAAGCTCCTCGCGGACGTGGCTGGCGACGAATGGTGGCAGGACGTCACCGTGCCCATGCTCGAAATGATGCGCATCCGTCTGCGCGAACTCGTCGGGCTCATCGACCACCAGGCCCGCTCAATCGTCTACACCAACTTCACCGACACGACAGCGGATGCCGGCGAGGTCGAGCTCAAACACGTGTCCGCCGGGGTCGACCGGGCTCGCTTCCGGGACAAGGCACTCGCGTTCCTTCGTGACCACGCCGATCATCTGACGTTGGCGAAGCTTCGGCTCGGCCATCAGCTCACCGAACTGGACCTCACCGAACTCGAGCGGATTATGCTCGAAAGCGGTCAATTCGAGCGTAACGAGATTGCAGCAGCAGCAACCGAAGCGGAAGGGCTCGGACACTTCGTGCGTTCGCTGGTCGGCATGGACCGCGCCGCCGCGTCAGACGCCCTCAGCGCATTCGCTGGCGGAACTACACTTACGGGTAATCAGCTCGTCTTCATCGGTCTCATCGTCGATCAACTGGCCCAGCGCGGCACCGTTGATCCCGCCCTGCTCTATGAGCCCCCGTTCACCGGAATAGCCCCTACGGGGCCCGAGAGCCTCTTCAACGGCGCTCAGATCGCGGAACTAGTGGCCGCGCTACGGCGTATACGGGCGGCCGCAGAGCCCGTCGCCAGCGTGGTCGACAACCAGACGGCATAA
- a CDS encoding metallopeptidase family protein, with product MLELSAEEFERLVVDELDLLPDEMVDGLDNLIFVTEDRPEDGSLDLLGVYEGVAITDRGQYGFGELPDRIVLFREPLLAACQDVDELKDQIHVTLVHEIAHYYGIDDVQLHELGWG from the coding sequence ATGCTTGAGCTGTCGGCCGAGGAGTTCGAGCGCCTCGTCGTCGATGAGCTCGACCTGCTGCCCGACGAGATGGTGGACGGGCTCGACAACCTCATCTTCGTAACCGAGGACCGGCCAGAGGACGGTTCGCTCGACCTGCTCGGCGTCTACGAGGGTGTCGCGATCACCGACCGCGGCCAGTACGGCTTCGGCGAACTCCCCGACCGCATCGTGCTCTTCAGGGAACCACTCCTTGCCGCCTGCCAAGACGTGGACGAGCTCAAGGACCAGATCCACGTGACCCTCGTGCACGAGATCGCGCATTACTACGGCATCGACGACGTGCAACTGCACGAGCTCGGCTGGGGCTGA
- a CDS encoding restriction endonuclease subunit S, translating into MTLPLVESAKTASVVVSLGSVAKFIRGVTFKPADVSGDGTGVICLRTKNVQRELDLSDVIRIPRHIVRRAEQFVQTGDLVVSSANSWNMVGKASWVGELQEPMAVGGFISVLRAASCNLDSRYLFWWFTSESVQRTVRSFGQQTTNISNLNFERCLALEIPLPPLPEQRRIAGILDQVDELRAQRRRSLALLDEFLDSALSSLVAKSDGTALLGELVQEFRYGTSVKAGAVGAPVLRIPNVSSRELDLTQIKSVELSDAEKARLLLRPGDLLIVRSNGNRAIVGATVEFPDCLVGRDFVYASYLIRARPRPGISSTYLAKYLASSRGRASLMSGATTSAGQYNINTKSLAAIPVTMPTIAEQERFTSLVRSVEESRGEMRSHLARLDELFASLQHRAFRGEL; encoded by the coding sequence ATGACCCTGCCGCTCGTTGAGTCCGCCAAGACTGCTTCAGTCGTCGTCAGTCTGGGCTCCGTCGCGAAGTTCATTCGCGGCGTCACGTTCAAACCGGCGGATGTCTCCGGTGACGGCACAGGTGTCATCTGTCTCCGAACGAAGAATGTTCAACGCGAACTTGATCTGTCCGACGTTATTCGAATTCCAAGGCATATCGTAAGAAGGGCTGAGCAGTTCGTTCAGACTGGCGATCTAGTTGTTTCAAGTGCCAACAGTTGGAACATGGTGGGCAAGGCTTCGTGGGTCGGTGAACTGCAGGAACCTATGGCAGTAGGCGGATTCATTTCGGTCCTGCGAGCCGCCAGCTGTAATCTCGATTCCCGATATCTGTTTTGGTGGTTTACATCGGAATCTGTACAGCGCACCGTTCGAAGTTTCGGTCAGCAGACGACTAACATCTCCAACCTGAACTTCGAGCGATGCCTAGCACTGGAGATTCCCCTCCCACCCCTCCCCGAGCAGCGGCGAATCGCGGGGATCCTCGACCAGGTCGACGAGCTCCGCGCTCAGCGCCGCCGGTCCCTCGCCCTCCTCGATGAGTTCCTCGATTCGGCCTTGAGTTCACTTGTCGCCAAGTCCGATGGAACAGCACTGTTGGGCGAGTTGGTTCAAGAATTTCGCTATGGCACATCGGTCAAAGCTGGCGCAGTTGGTGCTCCGGTACTGAGAATTCCCAATGTCTCATCGCGTGAGCTGGATCTCACTCAAATCAAGTCGGTCGAACTGTCGGACGCGGAGAAGGCGCGGTTGCTACTCCGTCCAGGTGACCTGTTGATCGTGCGCTCAAACGGCAATCGGGCCATAGTGGGGGCAACTGTCGAGTTCCCTGACTGCCTTGTCGGGCGTGATTTCGTCTACGCCTCCTACTTGATCAGAGCGCGACCACGTCCAGGTATCAGTTCGACGTATCTCGCCAAGTATCTCGCTTCCTCCCGCGGGAGGGCCTCGCTCATGAGCGGGGCAACGACTTCCGCTGGTCAGTACAACATCAACACCAAGTCGCTCGCCGCCATCCCCGTCACTATGCCAACAATCGCTGAACAAGAGCGATTCACCTCTCTCGTGCGAAGTGTCGAAGAGAGCAGGGGCGAGATGCGTTCACACCTCGCCCGCCTCGACGAACTCTTCGCCTCCCTGCAGCATCGAGCGTTCCGCGGGGAACTGTAG
- a CDS encoding class I SAM-dependent DNA methyltransferase, protein MVTGELKSQVDKVWNAFWSGGIANPMEVIEQITYLLFIKRLDELHTLAENKANTLGKSIENPVFPDGIDDSSGWPRPYSDLRWSHFKHFGAADMYKVVSQNVFPFIQGMGEAGSSFAVNMKDARFTIPTPALLVKVVELLENIPMQDRDTKGDVYEYMLSKLATSGQNGQFRTPRHIIQLMVDMAAPTPQDVIVDPAAGTAGFLLVAGEYVRGRHPELWADAALRQHFDRTMFTGFDSDAAMSRIGSMNMLLHGVENATMVRRDSLAEEHTEAVGKHTLVLANPPFAGSLDYDTTAKDLLAIVKTKKTELLFLALMLRLLKNGGRAAVIVPDGVLFGSSTAHRSLRRMLVEDHKLDAVIKLPSGAFKPYTGVSTAILFFTKTSSGGTNSVWFYDIKTDGFTLDDKRTPIDANDLPDVLARWQSLSAPGSPEAGRPRTAQSFLVPKDEIAANNYDLSLNRYKEVEHEHVEHRAPGEILADLSALEQKITDATAVLAETLK, encoded by the coding sequence GTGGTTACAGGCGAGCTAAAATCCCAAGTCGACAAGGTCTGGAATGCATTCTGGTCGGGTGGCATCGCCAACCCGATGGAGGTGATCGAGCAGATCACCTACCTGCTCTTCATCAAGCGCCTCGACGAGCTGCACACCCTCGCCGAGAACAAGGCGAACACTCTCGGCAAGTCAATCGAGAACCCCGTTTTCCCCGACGGGATCGATGACTCCAGCGGATGGCCCCGCCCGTACAGCGACCTGAGGTGGTCCCACTTCAAGCATTTTGGCGCCGCTGACATGTACAAGGTCGTCAGCCAGAATGTCTTCCCCTTCATCCAGGGGATGGGCGAGGCCGGGTCGAGCTTCGCCGTCAATATGAAAGACGCCCGCTTCACAATCCCAACACCGGCGCTGCTGGTAAAGGTGGTGGAGCTGCTCGAGAACATCCCGATGCAGGACCGCGACACCAAAGGCGACGTCTACGAGTACATGCTGAGCAAGCTGGCCACGAGTGGGCAGAACGGCCAGTTCCGCACCCCTCGTCACATCATCCAGCTCATGGTCGACATGGCAGCTCCTACCCCGCAGGATGTGATCGTCGACCCGGCCGCCGGTACCGCCGGGTTCCTGCTGGTTGCTGGAGAATACGTGCGCGGGCGCCACCCTGAATTGTGGGCGGATGCGGCACTGCGGCAGCACTTCGACCGCACCATGTTCACCGGCTTCGACTCCGACGCCGCAATGAGCCGCATCGGCAGCATGAACATGCTGCTGCACGGGGTGGAGAACGCGACGATGGTGCGTCGCGATTCCCTCGCCGAGGAGCACACTGAGGCGGTGGGCAAGCACACCTTGGTGCTTGCGAATCCGCCGTTTGCGGGAAGCCTCGACTACGACACGACAGCCAAAGACCTGCTGGCGATCGTCAAGACGAAGAAGACCGAGCTGCTCTTTCTCGCCCTCATGCTGCGTCTGCTGAAGAACGGCGGGCGGGCCGCCGTGATCGTGCCCGACGGCGTGCTGTTCGGCTCCTCAACCGCCCACAGATCGCTGCGGCGGATGCTCGTCGAAGACCACAAGCTCGACGCGGTAATCAAGCTCCCGAGCGGTGCGTTCAAGCCGTACACCGGCGTCTCTACAGCGATCCTCTTCTTCACCAAAACAAGCTCGGGAGGCACCAACAGCGTCTGGTTCTACGATATAAAGACCGACGGCTTCACCCTCGACGACAAGCGCACCCCCATCGACGCCAACGATCTGCCGGACGTGCTGGCGCGTTGGCAGTCGCTCTCCGCACCCGGCAGCCCCGAGGCGGGCCGTCCCCGCACGGCCCAGTCGTTCCTCGTGCCGAAGGACGAGATTGCCGCCAACAACTACGACCTCAGCCTCAACCGCTACAAAGAGGTCGAGCACGAGCATGTCGAGCACCGCGCCCCCGGAGAAATCCTCGCCGACCTCTCCGCCCTCGAACAGAAGATAACGGATGCCACGGCCGTCCTCGCCGAGACCCTTAAATGA